In Deltaproteobacteria bacterium, a single genomic region encodes these proteins:
- a CDS encoding elongation factor G, whose protein sequence is MTDLSKVRNIGISAHIDSGKTTLTERILFYAGRIHAIHEVKGKDGVGATMDSMELERERGITIASAATHVTWEDKFINVIDTPGHVDFTIEVERSLRVLDGAILVLCSVAGVQSQSITVDRQMRRYNVPCLAFVNKCDRSGADPLRVAQQLRDQLKHNSVVMQLPIGLEEDHRGVVDLITMKSHIFEGENGEDIIEGDIPADMLAEAEERREIMLDAVSMSHDGLMEAMLEETVTPELITEAVRTATIAREITPVFMGSAYKNVGVQPLIDAVVAFLPDPTEVTNEAIRVNKEGKEESFEVKPDSELPFMGLAFKLEVSPYGQLTYLRMYQGSLTKGDSIINSRTGKKVKVGRLVRMHSDDMQDIEATQAGDIVALFGVDCASGDTFTDGSMKASMTSMHIPEPVIKLAIKPKTNKGMDNMGKAISRFTKEDPTFRSVTDDETGETIIAGMGELHLDVYVERMRREYGCDVETGAPQVAYRETISQAIEYDYTHKKQTGGSGQYGRVQGVIEPMEEAGFEFESKIVGGAIPKEYIPSVEKGFKSSMDRGEYIGFPVQGIRFVLTDGNTHAVDSSDNAFQAAARGAFRDNYLKAKPKALEPIMTVSVEGPTEFQGDILGTIMQRRGVIVGTTEEHGFVRIDADVPLSEMFGYATILRSNTQGKADFSMEFARYGTAPNEVAEKLREEWLEKRAAGN, encoded by the coding sequence AGTTCGTAATATCGGCATCAGTGCCCACATTGACTCGGGCAAAACCACGCTGACCGAACGAATTCTGTTTTATGCAGGACGTATCCACGCCATCCACGAAGTAAAAGGCAAAGACGGCGTCGGCGCCACCATGGATTCCATGGAGCTTGAGCGTGAGCGCGGTATTACCATTGCTTCAGCAGCAACCCACGTAACCTGGGAAGATAAGTTCATCAACGTTATCGATACTCCCGGACACGTTGACTTCACAATCGAAGTTGAGCGCTCTTTGCGCGTTCTCGATGGTGCGATTCTGGTTCTTTGCTCCGTTGCCGGTGTTCAAAGTCAGTCTATCACTGTTGACCGCCAGATGCGTCGCTACAATGTTCCTTGCCTTGCGTTCGTGAACAAGTGTGACCGAAGCGGTGCTGATCCATTGCGTGTTGCTCAGCAACTTCGTGACCAGCTCAAGCACAACTCAGTTGTGATGCAGCTTCCTATCGGACTCGAAGAGGACCACCGAGGCGTCGTTGATCTTATCACCATGAAGTCGCACATCTTTGAAGGCGAAAACGGCGAAGACATCATCGAAGGCGATATCCCTGCGGATATGCTCGCTGAAGCTGAAGAGCGTCGCGAAATCATGCTCGACGCTGTTTCAATGAGCCACGATGGCCTCATGGAAGCGATGCTCGAAGAAACTGTTACGCCTGAGTTGATCACGGAAGCAGTTCGTACAGCAACCATCGCTCGTGAGATTACACCTGTATTTATGGGCTCTGCTTATAAGAACGTTGGTGTACAGCCACTTATCGATGCAGTTGTTGCTTTCCTTCCTGACCCAACTGAAGTTACCAACGAAGCAATTCGGGTAAACAAAGAAGGTAAAGAAGAGTCTTTCGAAGTAAAGCCTGACTCAGAACTTCCGTTCATGGGTCTTGCATTCAAACTCGAAGTATCTCCTTACGGCCAGCTTACTTACCTGCGTATGTACCAGGGAAGCCTGACCAAGGGTGACAGCATCATCAACAGCCGCACCGGTAAAAAGGTTAAGGTTGGTCGTCTGGTACGTATGCACTCCGATGACATGCAAGATATTGAAGCCACTCAGGCTGGCGATATTGTTGCTCTCTTCGGTGTTGATTGTGCCTCTGGTGATACATTCACCGACGGTTCAATGAAGGCAAGTATGACTTCTATGCACATTCCTGAGCCTGTTATTAAGCTTGCTATCAAGCCTAAGACGAACAAGGGAATGGACAACATGGGTAAGGCGATTTCTCGCTTTACTAAAGAAGACCCAACTTTCCGTTCGGTAACCGACGACGAAACTGGTGAAACCATCATTGCAGGTATGGGCGAGCTTCACCTCGACGTTTACGTTGAGCGTATGCGCCGCGAATACGGCTGCGATGTTGAAACTGGTGCTCCACAGGTTGCGTACCGTGAAACCATCAGCCAAGCTATCGAGTACGATTACACGCACAAGAAGCAAACCGGTGGTTCAGGTCAGTACGGCCGTGTCCAAGGTGTCATTGAGCCAATGGAAGAAGCTGGGTTTGAGTTCGAAAGCAAAATCGTCGGTGGTGCTATTCCGAAGGAATACATCCCATCCGTTGAAAAAGGCTTTAAGAGCTCTATGGACCGCGGCGAGTACATCGGTTTCCCTGTACAGGGTATTCGTTTCGTACTTACCGATGGTAACACTCACGCAGTTGACTCCTCGGACAATGCTTTCCAAGCTGCTGCCCGCGGTGCCTTCCGTGACAACTACCTGAAAGCTAAGCCAAAAGCGCTTGAGCCTATCATGACTGTTTCTGTTGAAGGTCCTACTGAGTTCCAAGGTGATATCCTCGGAACCATCATGCAACGACGTGGTGTTATTGTTGGAACAACAGAAGAGCACGGCTTTGTACGAATTGATGCAGACGTACCGCTGAGCGAAATGTTTGGTTACGCGACGATTCTTCGTTCAAACACTCAAGGTAAAGCAGATTTCAGCATGGAATTCGCACGCTACGGTACTGCTCCAAACGAAGTTGCTGAGAAGCTTCGTGAAGAGTGGCTTGAGAAGCGAGCTGCCGGTAACTAA